Part of the Halopenitus persicus genome is shown below.
GGGCGTCGATCGGCCGGTCGGCGACCGAGACCCCGAGGCTGATGGTGACCGGATACCGGTTCCGGATCGTCGCCTGCAGCCGTTCGTGGTCGCGGTCGTCGAGGCCGTTCGTCACCGCGACCATGTTGTCGAACCGGGTGAAGAAGGCGTAGCCGTCCCGCGACCCCACGAACTGCGCGACGTCGGCGAACAGTCGCGACTGCATCGTCTGGAGGTCCATCTCGCGCCGCGGTTCGGGGGTGACCGTCCACGGACCGTAGTTGTCGATCTGAACGAGCGTTACCTGTGTGGTCGTCACGATGTGCGTGTATGCGTTCCGGGGTCGTTTGAGCGTTCCGTTATCCACAGAATGGACCACATCACGAATTCGTGACGATGCCGTCCGTCACCGCTCAGCTGCGATCGTCGTCCCCGCCGCTCGCGACAAAACCCCTACTACGCTCCGCCGCTCGCGACAAAACCCCTACTACGCCGGCGCCCCTGGCATCGTCATGGACTACGAGGGAGCGGTCCTCGACGTCGACGGCACGGTCGTTCGCGGCGACGATCCGGTGCCCGGCGCCGCCGAGGGATACCGCCGGATCCGGGAGGCCGGGATCGATCCGCTGTTCGTCTCGAACAATCCGACGAAGGCGCCGCCGGCGTACGCCGACCGGCTCGCGGCGGCCGGCTTCGGGGTCGATCCGGACCGGATCGTCACCGCAGGCACCGTCACGGTCGCGTACCTCAGGGAACGGCATCCCGAGGCCGACCTCTTCGTGATCGGCGAGTCCGGCCTCCACACCCAACTCGACGCGGCCGACCTCTCGACGACCGGTGACGCCGACGCGGCCGACGCGCTCGTCGCATCCATCGACCGCGAGTTCGACTACGGCGACCTCCGTGACGCGCTGTGGGCGCTCGAGCGCGACATCCCGTTCATCGGGACCGATCCCGACGTCGTCATCCCGGCAGCCGAACGGAACGTCCCCGGATCGGGAGCCGTGATCAACGCGATCGCGGGCGTCGCCGAGCGGGACCCCGACGTCACGCTCGGGAAGCCCTCGGAGCCGGCGGTCGAGCTCGTTCGGGAGCGGCTGGGCGTCGACCCGAAGCGCTGTCTCGTCGTGGGCGACCGACTCGACACCGACATCGCCTTCGGCGACCGTGCCGGGATGACCACCGTTCTCGTGCGAACCGGCGTCACCGACGAGGCACGGCTGGCCGCCAGCGCGTACGAGCCGGACTACGTCCTCGATTCGCTGTCGGCGATCGGCCGGGTGCTCGAGGCGGGACCGAAAAAACGGTAGGGGGCGACTCGGCGGGCCGCGTTGGCGTCGTCAGAACGCGTCGGCGTACGCGGCGATGTCGGCCTGCAGCTCCTCACGAAGCGCCGAGTGGACGTGACAGATGTCCTCGCCGCGCGCGACGATCTCGTCGAGATCGTCGTCGTCGACGTCGGCCTCGACGTGGAGGTCGAAGGCGATCGACGCCAGGTCGTCGTCGTCGTCGAGCTCGGCGGAGGCGTCGATCTGAACCGTGCCGAGGTCCTCGATCCCGCGCTGCTGGGCGCCCACGCGGAACGCCGGGATGTAACAGGAGGCGTACGTCGCGACGAGCGCCGTGTTCGGGTCCGGGCCGGTCTCGCCGGTGGCGTCGATCTGGAGGTCGAAGTCGCCGACCTGGCTCGTGCACGCGTATCCCTCGTCGCTGACCGTCGTGGTTTCGATGTCGGACATACCGTGCGAATCTCCTCACGAG
Proteins encoded:
- a CDS encoding HAD-IIA family hydrolase produces the protein MDYEGAVLDVDGTVVRGDDPVPGAAEGYRRIREAGIDPLFVSNNPTKAPPAYADRLAAAGFGVDPDRIVTAGTVTVAYLRERHPEADLFVIGESGLHTQLDAADLSTTGDADAADALVASIDREFDYGDLRDALWALERDIPFIGTDPDVVIPAAERNVPGSGAVINAIAGVAERDPDVTLGKPSEPAVELVRERLGVDPKRCLVVGDRLDTDIAFGDRAGMTTVLVRTGVTDEARLAASAYEPDYVLDSLSAIGRVLEAGPKKR
- a CDS encoding OsmC family protein; protein product: MSDIETTTVSDEGYACTSQVGDFDLQIDATGETGPDPNTALVATYASCYIPAFRVGAQQRGIEDLGTVQIDASAELDDDDDLASIAFDLHVEADVDDDDLDEIVARGEDICHVHSALREELQADIAAYADAF